In a single window of the Arthrobacter sp. StoSoilA2 genome:
- a CDS encoding ABC transporter ATP-binding protein, with protein MSEQDQQKKRGWAAKAEAAKNAKATAEADVATEALDDDVVEEEYVPSEADGGMFGNLPAKKAKEFWPSAKRLMGLLKPESVGVYIVIGLVVVSVVLNVIAPKVLGTAMDVIFGGVMGKQLPPGVSQEQFVELMRQQGQENFADMVSKMELTNGINFPKLTFLISIVLLMYFVANIFLWAQGWLLNRIVMRVIKQLRNDVQAKLNRLPLNYFDTRQRGDILSRVTNDVDNVQQGLQQAFAQLVSSVLTVVGITVMMFIVSWELALIALIALPLSGVMAGFIGAKSQKLFAAQWKNTGSLNGQIEESFSGHDLVKVFGRDADMLVRFDERNEALYKASFGAQFVSGVIFPAMNFVSYLSYVGIAVVGGLRVASGSMSLGDATAFIQYSREFTQPLGQIAGMANMLQSGVASAERVFEFLDADEEVEETGTRHLPAKTDGHVEFEHVSFSYVEDRPLIEDLSFSAEPGHTVAIVGPTGAGKTTLVNLVMRFYELNAGRITLDGVDIKDLSRSELRSKVGMVLQDAWLFGGTIYDNIKYGNLDATEEQIMEAAKATYVDRFVRALPDGYQTIIDEEGNNVSAGEKQLITIARAFVSDPSLLILDEATSSVDTRTELLLQKAMAALRTDRTSFVIAHRLSTIRDADTILVMENGRIVEQGNHNQLLTLQGAYYRLYMSQFAGEEETAVDDSTAVHS; from the coding sequence ATGAGCGAGCAGGACCAGCAGAAGAAGCGTGGCTGGGCTGCCAAGGCAGAGGCCGCGAAGAATGCCAAGGCCACGGCCGAGGCAGACGTGGCAACCGAGGCACTTGACGATGACGTCGTGGAGGAGGAATACGTCCCGTCCGAGGCCGATGGCGGTATGTTCGGCAATCTTCCAGCCAAGAAAGCCAAGGAGTTCTGGCCATCGGCCAAGCGCCTCATGGGCCTGTTGAAGCCTGAGAGCGTTGGCGTTTATATCGTGATCGGCCTTGTGGTGGTCTCGGTGGTCCTGAACGTGATTGCCCCCAAGGTTTTGGGCACCGCGATGGACGTGATCTTCGGCGGCGTCATGGGCAAGCAGCTCCCGCCGGGCGTCTCGCAGGAACAGTTCGTAGAGCTCATGCGCCAGCAAGGCCAAGAGAACTTTGCGGACATGGTCTCCAAGATGGAACTCACCAACGGGATCAACTTCCCCAAGCTGACCTTCCTCATTTCGATCGTCCTCCTGATGTACTTTGTGGCCAACATCTTCCTGTGGGCACAGGGCTGGCTGCTCAACAGGATTGTCATGCGCGTTATCAAGCAGCTCCGTAATGACGTCCAGGCAAAGCTCAACAGGCTGCCGTTGAACTACTTCGACACCCGTCAGCGCGGCGACATCCTTTCCCGCGTGACCAACGACGTCGACAACGTCCAGCAGGGCCTTCAGCAGGCGTTCGCACAGTTGGTTAGCTCGGTGCTCACCGTAGTGGGAATCACCGTGATGATGTTCATCGTGTCCTGGGAACTGGCATTGATCGCGTTGATCGCCTTGCCGCTTTCCGGTGTCATGGCTGGCTTCATTGGTGCCAAGAGCCAGAAGCTCTTTGCTGCACAGTGGAAGAACACCGGCTCGCTGAACGGCCAGATCGAGGAATCCTTCTCGGGACACGATCTCGTCAAGGTGTTCGGCCGTGATGCAGACATGCTGGTGCGCTTCGATGAACGCAATGAGGCCTTGTACAAGGCGTCCTTCGGTGCCCAGTTTGTTTCCGGCGTAATTTTCCCGGCCATGAACTTCGTGTCCTACCTGTCCTACGTCGGCATTGCGGTGGTGGGTGGCCTGCGGGTTGCCTCGGGCTCCATGAGTCTTGGCGACGCCACAGCGTTCATCCAGTACTCGCGTGAATTCACCCAGCCTCTGGGCCAGATTGCCGGTATGGCCAACATGCTGCAGTCCGGCGTGGCCTCGGCCGAGCGCGTCTTTGAATTCCTTGACGCCGACGAGGAAGTTGAAGAGACCGGTACCCGCCATCTGCCAGCAAAGACCGACGGCCATGTGGAGTTCGAGCATGTCTCGTTCAGCTATGTGGAGGACAGGCCCCTCATCGAGGACCTCTCCTTCAGTGCGGAGCCTGGGCACACGGTAGCGATCGTCGGGCCTACGGGCGCTGGAAAGACCACCTTGGTGAACCTGGTAATGCGCTTCTACGAGCTCAATGCCGGTCGTATCACTTTGGACGGCGTGGACATCAAGGATCTCAGCCGCTCCGAGCTGCGGTCCAAGGTGGGCATGGTGTTGCAGGATGCATGGCTCTTCGGCGGGACCATCTACGACAACATCAAATACGGCAACCTTGACGCCACCGAGGAACAAATCATGGAGGCGGCCAAGGCCACTTACGTGGACCGCTTCGTCCGGGCTCTGCCGGACGGTTACCAGACGATCATCGATGAAGAAGGCAACAACGTCAGCGCCGGTGAGAAGCAGCTCATCACGATTGCCCGTGCTTTCGTCTCCGATCCTTCGCTGCTGATCCTTGATGAAGCTACGAGCTCAGTGGATACACGTACTGAGCTGCTGCTACAGAAGGCCATGGCTGCGCTCCGCACGGACCGGACGAGCTTCGTCATCGCCCACCGGTTGTCCACCATCCGCGACGCCGATACCATCTTGGTGATGGAGAACGGGCGGATCGTTGAGCAGGGCAACCACAACCAGTTGCTGACGCTCCAAGGTGCCTACTACCGCCTGTACATGTCCCAGTTTGCCGGTGAGGAAGAGACCGCCGTGGATGACTCGACGGCGGTGCACAGCTGA
- a CDS encoding thioesterase family protein, with product MRWGDMDAYGHINNVQIVRMLEEARIAAFGPPRGAGLPGVEPPAALFNDVEEGTMTLVVEHKVRYVRTLEYRNIPAVVEIWVGAIKGASFDLHYVIKDPVTQEECVKASTHLAFVAEATGRVLRLTPDQKEKLERYRA from the coding sequence ATGCGCTGGGGTGACATGGATGCCTACGGGCACATCAACAATGTGCAGATCGTTCGGATGCTGGAAGAAGCCCGAATCGCGGCTTTCGGACCACCACGGGGCGCTGGCCTTCCGGGCGTTGAACCACCGGCGGCCCTCTTCAATGATGTTGAGGAGGGCACCATGACGTTGGTTGTGGAGCACAAGGTCCGGTACGTGCGGACTCTGGAATACCGCAACATCCCGGCCGTGGTGGAGATTTGGGTTGGCGCCATCAAGGGGGCCAGCTTTGATCTTCACTACGTCATCAAGGACCCCGTCACACAGGAAGAATGCGTCAAAGCCAGTACGCACCTGGCCTTCGTGGCAGAGGCTACCGGCAGGGTCCTCAGGCTCACCCCGGACCAGAAGGAAAAGCTGGAGCGGTACCGCGCGTAG
- a CDS encoding copper homeostasis protein CutC: protein MKLEIAVVSATGAGTAASEGADRIELCSSLELGGITPSQGLLEASIEHVDGRLEIHPLVRCRPGDFHYSASDVDTMVHEVRHLLAQGAHGVVVGALTAEGDIDVHAVQRLVDSARLASPEAQLTFHRAIDQSRDPLAALDQLLELGFTRVLTSGHEATAGAGLATLSEMVERAGGALEIMAGGGLQLGDIPAMHAAGLSAVHMSAKRTVSTLGQRTISLGTQDGADPTAYTVTDRETVRMARAEINALELGAPPA, encoded by the coding sequence ATGAAACTTGAAATCGCGGTGGTGAGCGCGACGGGTGCCGGTACGGCCGCATCCGAAGGTGCCGATCGGATTGAGCTCTGCAGCAGCCTGGAACTTGGCGGCATCACGCCAAGCCAGGGACTACTGGAGGCCAGCATTGAACATGTTGACGGACGCCTTGAGATCCACCCGCTGGTGCGTTGCCGCCCCGGCGATTTCCACTATTCCGCCTCGGACGTGGACACCATGGTGCACGAAGTACGTCACCTGCTGGCTCAGGGCGCCCACGGGGTAGTAGTGGGCGCCCTGACCGCAGAGGGCGATATCGATGTTCACGCGGTCCAACGGCTGGTGGATTCTGCCCGGCTGGCGAGCCCTGAAGCGCAGTTGACCTTCCATCGCGCGATCGACCAATCACGGGACCCGTTGGCGGCCCTTGATCAACTGCTGGAACTCGGGTTCACGCGGGTACTCACGTCTGGCCACGAGGCCACAGCAGGTGCAGGCCTTGCCACCCTTTCCGAGATGGTGGAGCGGGCGGGAGGAGCACTCGAAATCATGGCAGGAGGCGGCTTGCAGCTCGGCGATATTCCGGCGATGCACGCGGCCGGCCTCTCAGCAGTTCATATGTCCGCCAAGAGAACCGTCTCTACGCTGGGCCAGCGAACCATATCCCTTGGCACGCAGGACGGCGCCGACCCCACCGCCTATACCGTGACGGACCGGGAAACGGTCCGCATGGCGCGGGCCGAGATCAACGCGCTGGAACTCGGTGCTCCTCCGGCATAG
- a CDS encoding GH32 C-terminal domain-containing protein produces MTRRTKALMSIGAAVALTAASFSIATTAQATDPDPATQQYRPYLHYTPEANWMNDPNGLVFHNGKYHMYYQYNPNGTRWGDMSWGHASSTDLIHWEEQPLAIPRSFNASGQVIEEIFSGSVVVDTQNTSGLGSVQNPPLVAIYTSNYTAAHPTLAGKQAQSLAFSTDDGQTWTKYGNNPVLNRNTSSFRDPKVFWYDSPTGPDYWVMAAVEADEHRVLFYKSNDLKQWNYLDDFGPANATGGQWECPDLFPLAVDGDPNNVKWVLSVNINPGAVAGGSGGQYFVGTFNGTSFAAENIDPPGQLPPGNVLAGFNSGNYSGWNIQNDPSNSSGPWGSAPASGSLSGQMAVTGNIGAGLVNGFHGGDAPVGTMESAPFTLDKDYLNFLAGGGKHPQEAGKQSGNQAPPGYLLFDGFDYPGTLTQAGWQLTGDFQAALNPSTSGGEFAIGKRINTFEGGPNQDNNVGTITSPEFYLTNTNIGFLLGGGNRSGGELQVELLVGGVPVRTATGTNSGDLNWQNWDVSPWYGQIARIRIVDNATGPWGHLTLDNMVLGSEQAKPRSAETTVNLVVNGQTVRTATGSDSEHLEWKAWDVSAYKGSQATIKIVDNNRGGWGHILADEFVSSDASHLEQHDWLDWGRDYYATVSFNNAPNGKRIMLGWMNNWDYGQDTPTTTWRGTMALPREVVLTQTSAGPRLRQQVVSQADALKNTAAAYTASAQDIASGTTTLPITGDVVQIDAEFSPGTASAFGVKVLDNGTEATRIGYVPATKRLSVDRTNSGNEGFHPAFSSVEDPRVELINGRLRLRLYVDRASVELFAQDGLTTITDQVFPSAGATSISVFSEGGTARLESLAVTPLNQAIWGG; encoded by the coding sequence ATGACAAGACGCACCAAAGCCCTGATGTCGATTGGGGCGGCCGTGGCACTCACCGCTGCCTCATTCTCCATTGCCACCACCGCCCAGGCCACCGATCCTGATCCGGCCACCCAGCAATACCGCCCGTACCTGCACTACACGCCGGAAGCGAACTGGATGAACGATCCCAACGGACTCGTCTTCCACAACGGGAAATACCACATGTATTACCAGTACAACCCCAACGGAACACGGTGGGGAGACATGAGCTGGGGCCACGCTTCCTCCACCGACCTGATCCACTGGGAGGAACAACCACTCGCCATTCCACGGAGTTTCAACGCATCCGGCCAGGTGATCGAGGAAATCTTCTCCGGATCAGTAGTGGTGGACACCCAGAACACCAGCGGGCTGGGGAGTGTCCAGAATCCGCCATTGGTGGCCATCTACACGAGCAATTACACTGCGGCCCACCCCACCCTCGCCGGTAAACAGGCCCAGTCATTGGCATTCAGCACCGACGACGGACAGACCTGGACCAAGTACGGCAACAACCCGGTCCTGAACAGGAACACGTCAAGCTTCCGCGACCCCAAAGTCTTCTGGTACGACTCCCCCACCGGCCCGGACTACTGGGTCATGGCAGCCGTTGAAGCCGACGAGCACCGCGTCCTCTTCTATAAAAGCAATGACCTGAAGCAATGGAACTACCTGGATGACTTCGGTCCCGCAAATGCCACCGGAGGGCAGTGGGAATGCCCTGATCTGTTCCCACTCGCCGTCGATGGAGACCCGAACAACGTCAAGTGGGTCCTCTCGGTGAACATCAACCCCGGAGCCGTCGCAGGCGGCAGCGGCGGACAATACTTCGTAGGAACCTTCAACGGCACTTCCTTCGCCGCCGAAAATATCGATCCCCCGGGCCAGCTTCCCCCCGGAAACGTCCTTGCCGGCTTCAACAGTGGCAATTACAGCGGCTGGAACATCCAGAACGATCCTTCGAACAGTTCCGGGCCTTGGGGAAGCGCCCCCGCCTCCGGAAGTCTTTCTGGACAGATGGCGGTTACTGGCAACATCGGAGCCGGGCTGGTTAACGGCTTCCACGGTGGAGATGCTCCCGTGGGCACCATGGAATCAGCACCTTTCACGCTGGACAAGGACTACCTCAACTTCCTCGCCGGCGGCGGTAAACACCCGCAGGAAGCCGGCAAGCAGTCAGGAAACCAGGCGCCACCGGGCTATCTGCTCTTCGACGGCTTCGACTACCCCGGAACGCTCACGCAAGCTGGCTGGCAGCTAACGGGTGACTTCCAGGCGGCACTTAACCCCTCGACGTCGGGCGGTGAATTCGCCATTGGAAAACGGATCAACACCTTCGAAGGCGGCCCGAACCAGGACAACAACGTCGGCACCATCACGTCCCCTGAGTTTTACCTGACCAACACCAACATCGGCTTCCTCCTGGGCGGCGGCAACCGCAGCGGCGGCGAACTCCAGGTTGAGCTGCTGGTTGGCGGCGTGCCTGTGCGCACTGCCACCGGTACGAATTCAGGGGACCTGAACTGGCAGAATTGGGACGTTTCCCCCTGGTACGGCCAGATCGCCCGCATCCGAATTGTTGATAACGCAACCGGGCCCTGGGGCCACCTGACTCTGGACAACATGGTGTTAGGCTCGGAGCAGGCGAAGCCCAGGAGCGCTGAAACCACAGTGAACCTTGTGGTCAATGGCCAGACCGTCCGTACCGCCACCGGCAGCGATTCCGAACATCTGGAGTGGAAAGCCTGGGACGTCAGCGCCTACAAGGGCAGCCAGGCCACCATCAAGATCGTGGACAACAACCGCGGCGGCTGGGGACACATCCTGGCCGACGAGTTCGTTTCCTCCGATGCCTCCCACCTGGAACAGCACGATTGGCTGGACTGGGGCAGGGACTACTACGCCACGGTGTCCTTCAACAATGCTCCCAACGGCAAGCGCATCATGCTGGGCTGGATGAACAACTGGGACTACGGTCAGGACACTCCCACCACCACGTGGCGCGGAACCATGGCGTTGCCACGTGAAGTGGTACTAACCCAGACGTCCGCGGGTCCGCGGCTGCGACAGCAGGTGGTGTCCCAGGCCGATGCATTGAAGAACACTGCGGCCGCATACACGGCGTCAGCCCAGGACATCGCGTCAGGAACAACCACACTTCCCATTACAGGTGACGTGGTGCAGATTGACGCCGAGTTCTCTCCGGGGACGGCGTCGGCGTTTGGCGTGAAAGTCCTCGATAACGGAACCGAAGCAACCCGCATCGGCTACGTTCCGGCCACCAAACGCCTCTCCGTCGACAGGACCAACTCGGGCAACGAGGGATTCCATCCAGCCTTCAGCTCAGTAGAGGATCCGCGGGTCGAGTTGATCAATGGCAGGCTCCGCCTGCGCCTGTACGTGGACCGTGCATCAGTGGAGCTCTTCGCCCAGGACGGCCTGACCACCATCACGGACCAGGTCTTTCCAAGCGCCGGGGCCACCAGCATCTCGGTTTTCTCGGAAGGAGGAACCGCACGGCTCGAAAGCCTGGCGGTAACTCCCCTGAACCAGGCAATCTGGGGAGGCTGA
- a CDS encoding NosD domain-containing protein: MTTVYDVTAWSVPGNPSATPYNDIGLIINSIIADIKSQQTSQASKPGAVIYIPPGDYSLKTRVNVDISFLTIRGSGHGFTSLSIRYNAGNTSAWHEINPGASRVRVENTDGNTDAFRVYRTGDPRISGVVFENFCLDGVSFGSNENDYTNGKTGIRFDSANDSCRVERMGMVYLEHGLVVRDTDALSVSSNFFAECGSCVELTGSGQASKVTDNLIGAGFVGFSIFAEGHMGLLVTGNNVFPRGKSSVHFKNCTRSSITSNRFHAFYPGMVNFEGSCTENLVGANHFLRQMEPFDPLKPYNNGLDDLFGLVHIAGSNNTVIGNHFSYDVASGSVTPSGQTPTIILVASGNNNYIATNNTVSAIAVHTVVLDASTSGSKVLDSGDSNQVVRYASNYAFRATP, translated from the coding sequence TTGACCACCGTCTACGACGTCACCGCCTGGAGCGTTCCAGGGAATCCGTCCGCCACCCCGTACAACGACATCGGGCTCATCATCAACAGCATCATCGCTGACATCAAGAGCCAGCAGACCAGCCAGGCGTCCAAGCCAGGTGCTGTCATCTACATCCCGCCGGGAGACTATTCCCTGAAGACCAGGGTGAATGTGGACATCAGCTTCCTGACCATCCGTGGATCGGGCCATGGCTTCACCTCGTTGAGCATCCGCTACAACGCTGGCAACACATCGGCCTGGCACGAGATCAACCCCGGCGCCAGCCGCGTCAGGGTGGAAAACACTGACGGGAACACGGACGCCTTCCGGGTCTACCGCACAGGTGATCCACGAATCAGTGGGGTGGTGTTCGAGAACTTCTGCCTTGACGGAGTCTCCTTCGGCTCCAACGAGAACGACTACACCAACGGGAAAACAGGCATCCGCTTCGACTCTGCCAACGATTCCTGCCGGGTGGAGCGCATGGGAATGGTGTACCTCGAGCACGGGCTTGTGGTGAGGGATACAGATGCCCTGAGCGTGAGCAGCAACTTCTTTGCTGAATGTGGATCATGCGTGGAACTGACAGGATCGGGCCAGGCCTCGAAAGTCACCGACAACCTCATTGGCGCCGGCTTCGTGGGATTCTCGATCTTCGCCGAGGGGCACATGGGCTTGCTGGTCACGGGCAACAACGTTTTCCCCCGGGGTAAGAGCAGCGTGCACTTCAAGAACTGCACGCGCTCCTCCATTACGTCCAACCGCTTTCATGCCTTCTACCCCGGCATGGTGAACTTCGAGGGCAGTTGCACCGAAAACCTCGTTGGGGCAAACCACTTCCTGCGCCAGATGGAACCGTTCGATCCCCTCAAGCCTTACAACAACGGTTTGGATGATCTGTTCGGCCTGGTGCACATAGCGGGCAGCAACAACACCGTCATTGGAAACCACTTCAGCTACGACGTCGCCTCGGGATCGGTCACGCCGTCGGGGCAGACGCCCACCATCATCCTGGTGGCATCCGGTAACAACAACTACATCGCCACCAACAACACCGTCTCGGCCATCGCGGTGCACACAGTGGTCCTGGACGCATCGACTTCAGGGTCCAAAGTGTTGGACAGCGGCGATAGCAACCAGGTGGTTCGCTACGCGTCCAACTACGCGTTCAGGGCAACGCCGTAA